The Parus major isolate Abel chromosome 4, Parus_major1.1, whole genome shotgun sequence genome has a window encoding:
- the LONRF1 gene encoding LON peptidase N-terminal domain and RING finger protein 1: MAASSPAATVGSELPPEPGGSGGPGEGADEERELLLARLVPASRLKEAVGASLASLCLGPLGGAQRLGTLVDCLVLNYRLRQGPGRERGAEGPLRCCGCGRFLGEPVTVPCGHTYCRRCLRRELRARCRRCRDWLLPAGGTSTAAAPLRTSVVLNRLAEKWFPGECERARAGTRLEELLAQGRFREALDAVNQALRADSSDLMLRIYRAESYVGLQEYKTAIEDLNFVISKMPNWPEVYFQKGKVLQDSGFVGDALQLFLQCLALDEDFLPAKLEVEKILCDVLSPEKLGESLKESAWNSPHIRNKPFILGSEVTASYCNLQLCPLQSLGGSDVLEPVSGSLNRAQSAHALNSTKDLTKEDGLKRVSSEPLLSGQGKGALLKRKLSFSEQDTVVCEDGRNKHKKQGESTKRDMTLAFGTIPGDLIDVSDFECSLCMRLFFEPVTTPCGHTFCKGCLERCLDHAPQCPLCKESLKEYLASRKYSITELLEELIMKYLSDELFERKRIHAEETAEHSNLTKNVPMFICTMAYPTVPCPLHVFEPRYRLMIRRSMETGTKQFGMCISDSQNGFADYGCMLQIRNVHFLPDGRSVVDTIGGKRFRVLRRGMKDGYCTADIEYLEDVKVADAEELKKLRELHNFVYNQACSWFQNLRNKFRTQILQHFGPMPDREENIQAMPNGPAWCWWLLAVLPVDPRYQLSVLSMMSLKDRLIKIQHILTYFSRDQSK, encoded by the exons ATGGCAGCGTCCTCTCCCGCCGCCACCGTGGGCTCGGAGCTGCCGCCGGAGCCGGGCGGCAGCGGGGGCCCCGGCGAGGGGGCGGACGAAGAgcgggagctgctgctggcgcGGCTGGTGCCCGCGAGCCGCCTGAAGGAAGCGGTGGGCGCGTCCCTGGCGTCGCTGTGCCTCGGCCCCCTCGGCGGAGCCCAGCGCCTCGGGACCCTCGTGGACTGCCTGGTGCTGAACTACCGCCTGCGGCaggggccgggccgggagcgCGGGGCCGAGGGGCCGCTGCGCTGCTGCGGCTGCGGGAGGTTCCTGGGCGAGCCGGTGACCGTCCCGTGCGGGCACACCTACTGCCGCCGCTGCCTCCGCAGGGAGCTGCGGgcccgctgccgccgctgccggGACTGGCTGCTGCCGGCGGGGGGCACCAGCACGGCCGCGGCCCCGCTGCGCACCAGCGTCGTCCTCAACCGGCTGGCGGAGAAGTGGTTCCCGGGCGAGTGCGAGAGAGCGAGGGCTGGGACCcggctggaggagctgctggcccagggcCGCTTCCGAGAGGCGCTGGACGCCGTCAACCAGGCTCTGCGAGCAG ATTCCAGTGACTTGATGCTAAGAATTTACAGAGCTGAGTCATATGTTGGCCTCCAAGAATATAAAACAGCCATAGAAGATCtaaattttgttatttctaaAATGCCAAATTGGCCAGAG GTCTactttcagaaaggaaaagtgctGCAAGACTCTGGCTTTGTAGGTGATGCCTTACAACTGTTTCTACAGTGCTTAGCCCTTGATGAGGACTTTCTTCCAGCCAAGCTAGAAGtagaaaag ATATTGTGTGATGTTTTGTCACCAGAGAAGCTAGGTGAGAGTCTGAAGGAATCAGCTTGGAATTCTCCCCATATTAGAAATAAACCCTTTATACTTGGATCTGAAGTGACTGCATCTTACTGCAATTTACAGCTTTGTCCTCTGCAG AGTTTAGGAGGATCGGATGTACTGGAGCCTGTGAGTGGAAGCTTAAATCGTGCACAGTCTGCCCATGCTCTTAACTCAACAAAAGACCTTACCAAGGAAGATGGCTTAAAGAGAGTGTCTTCTGAACCCCTTCTCTCTGGCCAAGGAAAAGGTGCtttgttaaaaagaaagctttcctTTTCAGAACAGGATACAGTTGTATGTGAAGAtggaagaaacaaacacaaaaagcaagGAG AAAGTACAAAAAGGGACATGACACTGGCTTTTGGAACAATCCCAGGGGATTTGATTGATGTATCAGATTTTGAGTGCTCCCTGTGTATGAG gcTATTCTTTGAGCCAGTAACAACCCCTTGTGGACATACTTTTTGCAAAGGTTGCTTGGAACGGTGTTTAGATCATGCTCCACAGTGTCCACTCTGTAAGGAGAGCTTGAAAGAG TACCTTGCAAGTAGAAAATATAGTATCACAGAACTGCTGGAGgaattaataatgaaatatttgtctGATGAATtatttgagagaaaaagaattcatGCTGAAGAAACTGCAGAACACTCCAA CTTGACCAAGAATGTTCCAATGTTTATTTGCACTATGGCATATCCTACTGTGCCTTGCCCTCTACATGTATTTGAGCCAAGATACCGACTCATGATTCGCAGGAGTATGGAAACTGGAACTAAACAGTTTGGAATGTGCATAAGTGATTCTCAAAATGG TTTTGCAGATTATGGTTGCATGCTGCAAATTAGGAACGTTCATTTTCTACCCGATGGACGGTCTGTTGTTGATACCATTGGTGGGAAGAGATTTAGAGTTTTACGGAGAGGAATGAAAGATGGTTATTGCACTGCAGACATTGAATATTTGGAAGATGTTAAG GTTGCTGATGCAGAAGAGCTAAAGAAATTGAGAGAGCTTCACAATTTCGTTTACAATCAGGCCTGCAGTTGGTTCCAAAACTTAAGAAACAAATTTCGCACTCAAATTCTTCAGCACTTCGGACCAATGCCTGACAGGGAGGAAAATATACAG gCAATGCCCAATGGTCCTGCTTGGTGTTGGTGGCTTCTAGCTGTTCTCCCAGTAGACCCCAGATACCAGCTGTCAGTTCTCTCCATGATGTCTTTAAAAGACCGCCTGATAAAAATCCAACATATACTCACCTATTTTTCTAGAGACCAGTCCAAGTGA